The Sesamum indicum cultivar Zhongzhi No. 13 unplaced genomic scaffold, S_indicum_v1.0 scaffold00120, whole genome shotgun sequence DNA window TTCTTGATGGTCATCATTTCATTCAACAAGAGAGACCTCAGCAAGTttcacatgaaattttatCCTTTCTCCAGAAACTCTCTTATTAGTTAATTGTATTCTCAAGCTGCTTTTTCCGGATcagtttttaattgtatatggTGATGATTATCATCAGTCAATCATGCTTCCAATTTCATCCAACTTCACTATACGTGTTGTGTGATGTACTTGCAACTTCACTATACGTGTTGTGTGATATGTACTTGCATTTTCGGCAATGCGGCACCTCATGTTCATTTCTCTACCCTTTCTACAGATAAATATGAGACGGATATGCtacaaaaagtttaatcagATGGatccattaaatatatatgtatcagtttaattacatttatgaCAAGAATTGAATATTAATCAGATCATATAAGAAATATTCAAAGTATTTGCATACGagtcttgaatttatttgacttttatAACAAAACTATGACTTTTGATCGTTAACTTTCATAATGCATACAAATATACCACTAATAATATTCAATCAAGCAAAAAGTTTCAGGTTTCACCAAAGCCTcagtttatgtaattgtacCAATTTAATATGGCAAATGTATTTTCCGTTTATCCACTAGACTACAAACACACTTCAATTAGTGTCTCCGTCCACTTAACATATAATTTAGAGTAATTGTGTTAGAAACCTTTGCTGCAGTGGCATTCGTCTCCCTTTTGCGTTTCAAATGCATGCATGCAATAATAGCAATGACAGGGAGAAGGGGAAGcggaaagagaagaaaaggaggAGAAGCAGTAAAACGAGCAGCTGAAGAAACTAATCAGGATTCTTGCCATCTGTCTGATAACAACACCAACCAAAAAAACTCTCAAGATCAGGTAAGAAAGGATGAATCTTTGCTACAAAAAAACTCTTATTTATGTCCTCCTTCCTTGCTGTGAATGTAAATTCACGCACATATGCATCTCCATGACAGGAAAGGTAGAGAGCCTTTGTCTTTGTTATTGATGCATATTCTTCCTCTCTGAGTTTGTGTGTCCATGACCAGGATATAACCAACGGAAGATtggaaatttatataaagggTGCTcgcatttttttctttttcttgtactTTCTCTGTatttgaggggaaaaaaaggTGCAATCCTTCAATAACCTGCCTGGTAcagatttcaagaaaatattttctgtggAGAATGTGCAGAAACACTCTTGtgagaattttaaataagaaaattttttacgAAGACAATTGGACCAATGTGTGGTAGTGAATGGATAATTACTATAATCCTTTGTGATACTTTACTATTGCTAGAAAAAGCTTGCGTGTCTTCCATATATAAAATGGAGTGTTACACATGCTATATTTTATGAGCACTGGAATCAGAGACTGAGATCATGTTTTCATTTGAATAGGACTTTCTAGCTTCTCCTGCATCTTCCAGATACCCAACAAGATGTCCCAGAGCATTTCTTGCTCAATGTGCTACTTCGTGTTTTCCTCTGAGGCATCCTGTTTGAAGTATCACGATGCCTAGTCACTCTGATAGCGTCATCCCAGCAACAAGAAATCTGAATGAAACGAAGGACAAGCCACTTTCAAGCAATAGAGATGATGCAGTTACTTCACAACAGCCTCGTGAACATCCAGTATGTGAAATCCAAAGCACTagcttatataattttgtttgtgcATCTCTGTCTTGTGAATGTTTGATTTGTGCTTCCCTCCCAAGGTTTGAGTTCTATCCTGTATTGTCTGATAATGATGCAATAGTTAATTACTAATATGTTGGCCTGCCATGGGGACAAAACGTGCTTTGTCAACTGTAGCGAACGTTGAGAAGTCTGTTTCAGTTGGATCTACTGATTGGTCTGCTCCTATTAGTTAGTTCCAGCTGGACCTTGATAATCTCACTTCCAATTCAATTTCACAGTGTCAAGGACCTCCAGATGTTCGTGACGCTTATCTACCTTTAGGGGAGAATTGTGCAGTGTCCTATGGCAAGGATAGACCAGAAAAGAGCACCACTGACTATGTTCCTAGAAATAGTCAGTGCCTTAAGATCTCATAGCATTAACCTCACGGAGTTTGCTAAAAGGCTCCAAGAGGACTTAGATGATGATCCTGATGAAGTTGAATCTGCTTTTGATCCTGCCTTTGACTGCATAAATGGGCACAGGGTAAAGATAGAGATTGATTCATTGCTTAGAGTCATCTTTGAAGAATATGGTGATATTACTAGTGAAAGTGATGTTGGACCTCCTACCATTCTTTCGTTCTTCCTtgatatctatgtaatatttataaaggactAGAGCCAACGACATTCTTCGATGTTACACATGGCGCTCAATGACATGTTTGATGAAGTTTGTCATTTTTAGCGTGTGAAACTAAATGTTGGATGGCTTTGTGAGAAgctagaatatatttatattctcaaACCAAGGCCAGTTTCCAAGAATACTTGAATTTTAGGAACAGGAGGCAAAAATTGATGCATTCATTGGGTGGAGAAGGAGTTGGTCGATTGTTGAAGAGAACTTTCTGATTTGCAGCAGAAGATTTTTCTTTGGTGCAACAGAAGATCTCTGCAGTAGAAGAGGATTTGGTAGCTAAAAGAGCGAAGGCTGATCAGACCAGAAAAATGGCTCTTGATATCAAGGCTAGAGTAAATACTCTCTGGGAGCAAACTTTGGTGCAGGGCCTTCCCAAGTCTCCTGCCTGACACCATCTATTGCTAATAGGTGTGAATCTcaaacaaatatcaaaataacaaCCTGTCCCACTAGTTTGAATACAATACTTCTTTTCTCCAGCAACATCAGATGATGGTCTTGTTCAACGTTCAACTCGGAGTAATGTGAAGACCAACAGCAACAGGAAGATGTATTCTACAATCCATGAAGCACAAGTTGTTGCTCATCCTTAATGAGATTACATGGAACTGAATGAAGCCACTGGGTTCATTCTCATTATAAACTTGGAGACTGAACAGCTTTGGTtgcattatttctttttgctcATATATCAGAAACTAGAGCCAGATCTTTGTGAAACTAAATTAGAAATGCTGTCACTAAGAAAAGGTATAGGATGTCTGTATACCTTACCAAAACTTcctttcttttaattctttggcatttttcttaaaattatttcaactaCTTCTGAGCTCAAGTAAGTTTTCTCTGATCACTGATATGGGGGTAGTAGCGGTAAGATGAAAACGTATGCAATCACTTAAACAGATCCAATTCAAAAACTTGATTCTGTCTACGATGAATGTTTGGGTCGTCCTTCAactactaaatatatattctccttcaACCATCCTTCTTAAAATTCCAACAAACAACTTCCTAAACCTTAAATTAGACACTTATGAATATGATAAGAAAATCACAGTAACCTCTGTAAATTAGCAGTGGAAATGGGATCAGGATTCTCATTAGCATAAACGCTTCTAGATTCCACAGAGGTCGACACAACTcagataaataataacaatcaAATTCTTCTGAAGTAGAGAAAgttaagaaaaataaggaCTGGTAGAGATACAGGCACAACATTTTGTATTGCTAGTGTGCATTCTATGAATTGGTCTTCCTGCAGTTTTTCCTGATTTCTTTCCTTGAACCTGTCAATGGAGAAATATTTCCCATCTTGACCATGGACTTTGCAAATTGCTCAAAGAAAAGGTCGTTGTTTGCAGCATACTTCTTCACTAGCTGCAGCGATACTTGATTCTTGGTCACCAGAACTTGGTCTGAATTCAAGAGGCCCTTGAAACTCAACAAATTCTTGAAGTAGCTGTTGTCGAACTTTGTAGGAGTGGCAAAGTCCAAGAAAAAGAGATTCTGGTCACCGCCGATCTTGGGCACTTGGTGCGCAACTGAGATGCGTAGGATTGATCCAAGGTGAAGTCAGGTTGTGAATTTCCTGATTGGTTACAGAGCCTTTGCCTGAAGCTGACACATCTTGAATTTCCAATGGTGTGGCTTCCTGAAAGGGAGATTGTAGTCTAATTATCATGGTGTTGAGTTGGAGTTGAAGCCTTTAAAGGTTTGTCCATTTGCATAATTTGGCCTTTATGACTACAACAATTGAAGTATTTCACGCATCTTCAAATTATAGTAACTAAAtgttaaatcaaaattgaaattcagATGAAGAATTactttcttttgtaatttatgttaaGTAAAGCTGAACTTATTGATGTgctgaaaatgcaaaatagaAAGTGGAATCTTATAAGTCTTTTACCAGAATTACTTTCTTTTGTAGCTTAAACTTGGTGAGAATAGTCTGNNNNNNNNNNTGATCCACTCAAACTAGCACTTTTGGAATCCCTTCTTCCTAATGGGACCACCCAGCTAGGCCCTCCAGCCTgcacacaaaacaaaaatagaaaaaagccATGATTAGCTACCTTAAATACTTGGGCTCTGCCAAACAATTCTTCTCATTTCTTGAACTGAAATATAACATGTTTTTCACTCACGAGAATGGTGGAATCCCTAGCAGCAAGAGCCATTATATCAGCACAAGAAACTGTTTGAGGGCACTCTTTCTCCAGTGCAGATTTGATCTCATCAATCACAATAAATCCCCGAGCTGAGTTCCTGTTGGGATTTGATCTCTTTTCACTGATAATGCTGCCACTGCTGTCCAAAGGTATTGATGCATCACACCCCTACATATTATCAAGAGAAAGAATACTTTATTAAGCACATGCCATTAGAAAAACTTTTGCCCCTTGtacatatttctctttatatatatataattagtccacgttacattttttatttttatattaatataaatagattaaaaagaaattaacaaacTAATTACTGGAAGGAAACTaagaacaatttttattttatttttttactttttcaatgAAGTTGCAGATAGTGACCGAGagttaaaattgtattttttatttttcatatgagGTCATAAATAACATCCACGacctgcattttttatttttcataagaaatCATAAATAACATCCACGATTCCAAGTCGGGTTACTATTAACaaccttaattttcttttatattttttttattattatttcttataattaattaaataataattaataataaatttaaaaattaattattacaaatattatacataaataataaaagtaacCGCCAGTgagattttcttattttctcacccatacaaatattaaatactcattaactatttatttgatgttgcatttatttcaattttcatgacATCCTGATTTGGTTGAATGGAATGTGGAGTTGATTGATGTATTACACACTtgaattaagattaatttagTACGACCACTGACCTCTATGACTTGGAGGAACAAACGCCCGAAAAGTGTGGCATAAATATTATAGCTGAGTGGTACGTATTAATTAGTAGCGGCACACCCGTGTTACAAACTCTTTCTCACAACTTACAGACATcataaaaacaacataaacTGAGCATCATTAActtcaaaagaagaaaaacaaaaaaaaaccttaGCATTATTGCTCACGTACAATATAGCATATATCCATGACATAAGTCCGGCCCGGCGCAAAATATCACTTATGCTGGTGGCCCGGCAGCTTCTCCTTGATTTTCTCCATCATTCCCTTCTTTTCATGGTGTGGACGCTCCGCTCCGCCGTATTCATGACCATAACCGCCGCCCCCGGTGGAATGCCCCCCAGGTAGCTTCTCCTTTATCTTCTCCTTCAGCCCCTTCTTTCTCCTTCCACCAAGCCCGTCGTCCTCCGAAGACGACTGCCGATGAAGTTCCCCCCAGTCCATGGACAATTCACcaatatcattattattatcagACATTAGATATATGCATATGGAGAGTATTTTATCTATagaggggaaaagaaaaagaaaaaaggaattagAAACAGTAGGATTTCAATTACATACCGAACTGCTTGAGCTGCCAGAGCGGCGGCGGTGAACGCCACCAAGACCAACGTCAGTAGTTCCAGCAGCAATCCCGCCACCACTACCACAGTGGGTTCCATAAGCTCCGGTGGTGCCCGGGGCTCGATATGGATCAGTTCCATAAGCTCCGGTGGTGCCGGTGGCTCCATAGGAATCAGTTCCATAAGCTCCGGTGGTGCCGGTGGCTCCATAGGGATCAGTTCCATAAGCCCCGGTGGGTCCATGCGGATCAGTTGCGTAAGCCCCGGTGGCTGCATACTGATTAGCATAAGGGCCGGCGGTGGCGGTGGGGGTGTGATCAGCTCCAGTAATGGGACCATAGTCCCCGAGAGTACCTCCTCCAGCTCCAGTGCGGTGAATGGGGTTTCCATACTCATCGGTTTGACGGATGGGGTTGCCATACTCGTCGGTGTGCCTCCCGTATTGAGCCATCTTGCTTTATTCTTGTGTTGGGCTGTCAAGAGTGATGAGATGAGAGATGAGAGATGCAGGTGAGATTGAAGCAATAATTGAGAGGATGTGAGTGTTGAATATGGTTCTGCTTTATATAGAAGAAGAGCATGAGGCAGAGGCATGAATGATGAATGATGAAGCTCCCCCTAGTAACCTGAAAATGATAGAGAGGTACAAGTGTTGCATGAAAATCAACCCACATGCCACGTTGGGCCTAATGGAGCGACACGTGTCCCCGACTCAGCAGAATGGAATAAAAGATGACGATTGTTTTGcttttcccttttctctctctttttgaAGAACATACACCTACAGAAGAACATACACctaccataattaattattatcaggtagaagaagaaaacgaATCAATTTGTTAATTGATCAAAGGGTGAGCAGACCACTTTTTGATATATCCACCCATGTACTTTATCTGAATAACCACACACAAATCTTCAATATCTGAAACATCAAAAAACACTCGCCCTCTCAATTTCTGCCTTCTGTCATCTGGAGTAATACTccattttaattatctttCCTGAGCACAATACACACGAAGACCCATTTGTCAAATGCTAACACACCAGAAATTTTACGATGAGAACAACAACATTACTGAATCTTACTCATGCTCTAATTCCCAAATGCAAGTAGCCCGTTGGAGACAAATGatctgaatatatatatatatatatcgctTATGATTGCAGAGAAAATCAGTGACATGTCCAAAATCTACAGTCAATAACTTAAAACGGTATTCCATACACAAATTATCTTACAATGCAA harbors:
- the LOC105179059 gene encoding dehydrin DHN1-like, which gives rise to MAQYGRHTDEYGNPIRQTDEYGNPIHRTGAGGGTLGDYGPITGADHTPTATAGPYANQYAATGAYATDPHGPTGAYGTDPYGATGTTGAYGTDSYGATGTTGAYGTDPYRAPGTTGAYGTHCGSGGGIAAGTTDVGLGGVHRRRSGSSSSSSSSEDDGLGGRRKKGLKEKIKEKLPGGHSTGGGGYGHEYGGAERPHHEKKGMMEKIKEKLPGHQHK